The following are encoded in a window of Arvicanthis niloticus isolate mArvNil1 chromosome 1, mArvNil1.pat.X, whole genome shotgun sequence genomic DNA:
- the LOC117708096 gene encoding macrophage-expressed gene 1 protein, giving the protein MAGTVCAMNSFMALVLFWMMIACAEADKPLGEMAKTGFQICKDGLKLPVLEVLPGGGWDNLRNVDMGRVMDLTYTNCKTTEDGQYIIPDEVYTIPQKESNLEMNSEILESWMNYQSTTSVSINTELSLFSKVNGKFSTEFQRMKTLQVKDQAVTTRVQVRNRIYTVKSTPTSELSRGFTKALMDICDQLEKNQTKMATYLAELLVLNYGTHVITSVDAGAALVQEDHIRSSFLLDNQNSRNALTGSAGIAFLNIVNFKVETDYTSQTTLTKSYLSNRTNSRVQSFGGVPFYPGITLETWQKGITNHLVAIDRAGLPLHFFIKPDKLPGLPGPLVKKLSKTVETAVRHYYTFNTHPGCTNVDSPNFNFQANMDDDSCDAKVTNFTFGGVYQECTELSGDVLCQNLEQKNLLTGDFSCPSGYTPVHLLSQTHEEGYSRLECKKKCTLKIFCKTVCEDVFRVAKAEFRAYWCAATGQVPDNSGLLFGGVFTDKSINPMTNAQSCPAGYIPVNLFESLKVCVSQDYELGYKFSVPFGGFFSCIMGNPLANSDTAKDIGAPSLKKCPGGFSQHLAVISDGCQVSYCVKAGIFTGGSLLPVRLPPYTKPPLMSQVATNTVIVTSSETARSWIKDPQTNQWKLGEPLELRRALTVIHGDSNGVSAGGAAGITLGVIVALGVVITLAIYGTRKYKKKKEYQEIEEQESLVGSLATDASAPDGEQDPSPV; this is encoded by the coding sequence ATGGCTGGAACCGTCTGCGCCATGAACAGCTTCATGGCCTTGGTTCTCTTCTGGATGATGATAGCATGTGCTGAAGCAGACAAGCCTCTTGGGGAGATGGCTAAGACTGGATTTCAAATATGCAAGGATGGCCTGAAACTACCTGTCTTAGAGGTCCTACCAGGAGGAGGCTGGGATAATCTGAGAAATGTAGACATGGGACGGGTGATGGACTTGACATACACCAACTGTAAGACCACAGAAGACGGACAGTACATCATCCCCGATGAAGTCTATACTATTCCTCAGAAAGAGAGCAACCTGGagatgaactcagaaatcctggaATCCTGGATGAATTACCAGAGTACCACCTCAGTTTCTATCAACACAGAACTCTCCCTTTTCTCCAAAGTCAACGGCAAGTTCTCTACTGAGTTTCAAAGGATGAAGACCCTTCAAGTAAAGGACCAAGCTGTAACTACCAGGGTTCAGGTAAGAAACCGGATCTACACAGTCAAAAGCACCCCAACTTCAGAGCTCAGCAGGGGGTTTACGAAGGCACTTATGGACATCTGTGACCAACTAGAGAAAAACCAGACGAAGATGGCCACCTATCTGGCAGAACTCTTGGTCCTCAACTATGGCACACACGTAATCaccagtgtggatgctggggcTGCACTGGTTCAGGAGGATCACATAAGGTCCTCCTTCCTCCTGGACAACCAGAACAGCCGGAACGCTCTGACTGGCTCTGCTGGGATTGCTTTCTTAAACATTGTGAACTTCAAGGTTGAAACAGACTACACTTCTCAGACCACTTTGACCAAGAGCTACCTGTCTAACAGAACCAACTCTAGGGTGCAGAGCTTTGGAGGGGTTCCCTTCTATCCAGGCATCACCTTGGAAACCTGGCAGAAGGGCATCACTAACCATCTAGTGGCAATAGACCGTGCTGGCCTGCCTCTGCATTTCTTCATTAAGCCTGACAAGCTGCCTGGCTTGCCAGGTCCCTTGGTGAAGAAGCTGTCGAAGACAGTGGAAACTGCTGTGAGACACTATTACACTTTTAACACTCACCCTGGCTGCACAAATGTCGACTCCCCCAACTTCAATTTTCAAGCCAATATGGACGATGATTCGTGTGATGCCAAAGTAACCAACTTCACCTTTGGTGGAGTTTATCAGGAATGCACTGAGCTGTCAGGTGATGTTCTTTGCCAAAACCTCGAGCAGAAGAACCTGCTCACTGGTGATTTCTCTTGTCCCTCTGGCTACACTCCTGTTCATCTGCTGTCTCAGACCCATGAGGAGGGTTACAGTCGCCTGGAATGTAAAAAGAAATGCACCCTCAAGATTTTCTGTAAGACAGTGTGTGAAGATGTGTTCCGTGTGGCCAAGGCTGAATTTAGGGCTTATTGGTGTGCGGCCACTGGCCAAGTACCTGACAACTCGGGACTTCTCTTTGGAGGAGTCTTCACTGACAAGAGCATCAATCCCATGACAAATGCACAGTCGTGTCCAGCTGGCTACATTCCAGTGAACCTGTTTGAAAGCCTCAAGGTATGTGTGTCCCAGGATTATGAGTTGGGGTACAAGTTTTCAGTCCCCTTTGGTGGGTTCTTCAGTTGTATAATGGGGAACCCCTTGGCTAATTCTGATACAGCCAAAGACATAGGAGCACCATCTCTGAAAAAGTGCCCTGGGGGCTTCAGCCAACACCTAGCTGTTATCAGTGATGGATGCCAAGTGTCCTACTGTGTCAAGGCCGGAATCTTCACAGGAGGGTCCCTGCTCCCTGTCAGGCTCCCACCTTACACCAAACCACCCCTCATGAGCCAAGTTGCCACCAACACTGTCATAGTGACCAGTAGTGAGACTGCCAGATCCTGGATTAAAGATCCTCAGACCAACCAGTGGAAGCTGGGGGAGCCTCTGGAGCTTCGTAGAGCCTTGACAGTCATCCATGGGGACAGTAATGGAGTGTCAGCAGGGGGAGCTGCTGGAATCACTTTGGGAGTCATCGTAGCACTGGGAGTTGTCATTACCTTGGCCATCTACGGTACTCGGAAgtacaagaagaagaaggaatacCAGGAAATTGAGGAGCAGGAGAGTTTGGTTGGGAGTTTAGCAACAGATGCATCAGCCCCTGATGGAGAACAGGATCCAAGTCCAGTTTAA
- the Dtx4 gene encoding E3 ubiquitin-protein ligase DTX4 isoform X2, with protein MEVSITIQHAYEKQHPWIDLTSIGFSYIIDFSTMGQINRQTQRQRRIRRRLDLIYPMVTGTMPKAQSWPVSPGPATTSPAPPCSCPQCVLVMSVKAAVVHGGTGPLQPPTARKNMAPSGVGKLPQPPGPGAKPLDTTGTIRGPGKTAPSQVIRRQVSNTPAVATVGSPASPQGSNRKTGRVALATLNRSNLQRLAIAQSRVLIASGVPTVPVKNLNGSSPVNPALAGITGILMSAAGLPVCLTRPPKLVLHPPPVSKSEIKSIPGVSNTSRKTTKKQAKKGKTPEEVLKKYLQKVRHPPEEDCTICMERLTAPSGYKGPQPTVKPDLVGKLSRCGHIYHIYCLVAMYNNGNKDGSLQCPTCKTIYGVKTGTQPPGKMEYHLIPHSLPGHPDCKTIRIIYSIPPGIQGPEHPNPGKSFSARGFPRHCYLPDSEKGRKVLKLLLVAWDRRLIFAIGTSSTTGESDTVIWNEVHHKTEFGSNLTGHGYPDANYLDNVLAELAAQGISEDSTSHEKD; from the exons ATGGAGGTCAGCATCACCATCCAGCATGCCTATGAGAAGCAGCACCCATGGATCGACCTCACATCCATTGGCTTCAGCTACATAATAGACTTCAGCACCATGGGCCAGATCAACAGGCAGACCCAGCGCCAACGCCGCATCCGACGAAGACTAGACCTCATCTACCCTATGGTTACGGGCACTATGCCAAAGGCTCAGTCCTGGCCAGTCAGTCCTGGACCGGCCACAACCTCCCCTGCACCACCTTGCTCCTGTCCACAGTGTGTTTTGGTGATGAGTGTCAAGGCTGCTGTGGTCCATGGGGGCACTGGTCCCCTTCAGCCTCCAACAGCACGAAAGAACATGGCCCCCTCTGGAGTGGGCAAGCTGCCCCAGCCACCTGGCCCTGGGGCAAAGCCACTAGATACCACTGGCACCATCCGGGGCCCAGGGAAGACTGCCCCATCACAGGTGATCCGGAGACAAGTCTCTAATACGCCAGCTGTGGCGACTGTAGGCTCCCCCGCCAGCCCACAAGGAAGCAACAGGAAGACCGGAAGAGTGGCACTGGCTACTTTGAATCGATCCAATCTGCAGCGACTGGCCATTGCTCAGTCCCGGGTGCTGATTGCCTCGGG GGTTCCCACTGTGCCTGTGAAAAACTTGAATGGGTCCAGCCCTGTTAATCCTGCCTTGGCAG GAATCACCGGGATCCTCATGAGTGCAGCGGGATTGCCTGTGTGCCTCACTCGCCCTCCAAAGCTGGTCCTCCACCCACCCCCTGTCAGCAAGAGTGAGATAAAGTCTATCCCAGGGGTCTCTAACACAAGCCGCAAGACCACCAAAAAACAGGCCAAGAAAG GTAAAACCCCAGAGGAAGTGCTAAAGAAGTATCTGCAGAAGGTCCGGCACCCGCCAGAAGAG GATTGTACCATCTGTATGGAGCGTCTCACAGCCCCCTCTGGCTATAAGGGCCCACAGCCTACAGTCAAGCCTGACCTGGTGGGAAAGCTGTCCAGATGTGGCCACATCTACCACATCTACTGCCTGGTGGCCATGTACAACAATGGGAACAAG GATGGGAGTTTACAGTGTCCAACATGTAAGACCATTTATGGCGTCAAGACAGGCACCCAGCCTCCAGGGAAGATGGAGTACCACCTCATCCCCCACTCCTTGCCTGGCCATCCGGACTGCAAAACCATCCGGATTATCTACAGTATCCCCCCTGGCATTCAG ggACCAGAACATCCAAATCCTGGGAAGAGCTTCAGTGCCCGTGGCTTCCCACGACATTGTTACCTTCCAGACAGcgagaaagggagaaaa GTTCTGAAGCTGCTGCTAGTGGCCTGGGACCGCCGCCTCATCTTTGCCATTGGAACCTCCAGCACCACTGGCGAGTCCGACACTGTCATCTGGAATGAGGTGCACCACAAGACAGAATTTGGCTCTAATCTCACTGGCCATGGCTACCCAGATGCCAATTACCTGGATAATGTGCTGGCTGAACTGGCTGCCCAGGGTATCTCTGAAGACAGCACTTCCCATGAAAAAGACTGA